The Lutibacter profundi genome includes a region encoding these proteins:
- the sprA gene encoding cell surface protein SprA has protein sequence MKKSEFIFKIAVLFFLLLFIQSTVKAQIPQVVRPIDTTKVTKISDSLKLKYPFKSNQSGSLYLADPSKSEVIYDAELGKYMIIERIGGYLVKRPIYMTQEEYKKFKLKKDMLEYYKEKISATNSKRIGSENAQKNLLPTYYVKSDFFQSVFGGDKIEVNAQGSVLIKLGMLYQKVDNPQLSERNRSSFTFDFNQEISASILANVGTRLKVGAQYDTQSTFNFQNQVKLEYTPTEDDILQKIEVGNVSMPLKNSLIVGAQSLFGVKTQLQFGKTTITGVFAEQKSQTRSVAAQGGSTIQEFELHTTDYDQNRHFFLAQYFRDNYNNALKDFPLINSAINITRIEVWITNRRASTTDIRNIVALADIGEGNPVNIGPANVTPVPGALLPSNESNDISSILTTTNAVRKIATVSSGLSSFSMQQGRDYSVLENAIKLRPDEFTLQPQLGIISLNRRLTDSDVLAVAYEYTVSGDSKVYRVGEFISDGIIAPDNIVVKLLRSEIISTQIPLWDLMMKNVYSLQTYRMQPEGFRLELLYADDATGVSINVLQNAQTPNISDRTLLNLFDIDRLDQSQFYTPEGDGYFDYVEGATVNSEKGYIIFPTVEPFGKDLQSKLTDPADEIYVFNELYEMTQSEAKNNFQQKDKYLIKGYHKSENENGIPLGAFNVPQGSVRVTTGGRELVEGVDYVVDYQMGRVQIVNPSLEASNAPIQVSVENNATFNLQTKRFTGIDIEHKFSNKFIAGATILNLNERPITQKALFNQEPINNTIFGLNANFGTEVPKFTKWVNKLPNIDTDVISNFSIRGDFAYLKPGSPKRISLDGEATSYVDDFEGSQIPLEIKSVQQWHLASTPQYQTQFDLGGNEIDLSYGYKRARLAWYIIDPLFYGGTSLKPGNIDNAELSRAEVRRIRFEELFPEQDLDLTQTTIVRTFDLAYFPNERGSYNYDTNNVGGDGKFTNPEDRWAGITRALTTTDFERSNVEYIQFWLMNPYDHYSITNEEGLPVGVNPNDPENQVGDLYFNLGNISEDVLKDGRKMYENGLPENPLSTTNTDPTIWGKIPTSQSLLYAFSDNDNERLNQDIGYDGLNDEEEIQLFGTSFGLDPANDNYSYFRSSEYDNTDASIITRYKKYNNTQGNSPTNNLSPENYPTSATTFPDTEDIDKDQTMNSVESYYQYKVSLNKNDLVVGRNNIVDEKTVTVKLEDGSEKQYRWLQFRIQVATPDEVINDITGFNSIRFMRIFLTKFKMPIVLRFGELQLVRGDWRRYTKTLDEAITPPQNLTTPQLQNFEVGVVNIQENEKRSPIPYTLPPGIQREILRGSTTLQKQNEQSVTIKVTDLEPNETRAIFKNVNVDLRMYKKLKLFLHAEGIQTKPQVQDNEVKAIIRIGSDLNDNYYQLEKLLTISDYGVISPLEIWPEENNLNALLEYLGKLKLLRFDEGIAPNVLYPAIGTPSPIEGLEGYDIRVKGNPNLSNIRTIMLGVKNVTNVNQSAEIWFNEMRVSEFDNQGGWAAVVSADANFADFADVSITGRMETKGFGGIEQRVNERSQEDTKLYDIVTNVNLGKLLPKTWGIKLPLNYSISEQFKDPKYDPQYQDVLFEEAKNINPNSNKARDYTKRRSISLINVRKEFNPNSTKKQRFYNIENVSVSYAFNEIYRKNYNIQKFVDQNVRASANYNYSFGPMSIEPFKNWKSLNSRYLKFIKDLNVNLLPSTISINSSIIRRYSEQLSRSLIEGLPELPVLKQRFFMFDWDYNIGYNLTKSLQFNFRATNNYIYDDFKASDDIQLMDNFFTLGRPNHYHQTLNGTYEIPLNKIPFLNFVKANYVYTADFDWQSASQSYVNQIGNVIQNKNTHTLGANIDFNKFYKILSLNKLFNKKNSSSKKGSSKTPIIPRNFKTKKKKTIGGKIGQGFYNLLTSIKKARINYSENNGTYLPGYLPEIGFLGRDNFSGSLAPTFGFVFGSQIDIRQRAIENGWLLSRNINDPYFNRTYSKTHFNKLDGIITVEPFKNFDLEFRGNRTYTTKTSQQLDVVDNILDTNAPITEFGNFSISYNMLKTSFSNNNVNFEKFKTNRAIIAQRLALNTGQPINGFGETSQQVMLPAFMAAYSGKDASKISLNTFKSVPIPGWRLNYKGFMRMKWFKKRFRSFSISHSYNSLYSITNFSNNLEYNVNNPYAETDIVGNYFNKTLFTNVNLIEEFSPLLKVDMKMKNSLSFSGRINKDRGLTLNFNNNTITQIKGTEYVIGLGYRIKDLKMKLKFGGEVTRLKGDLNVRADLSLRDNITVIRAIDQDNNQVTGGQRLLSLKLFADYAVSKNLIASFYFDQSSSRYAISTTFPRQSVSSGLSIRYILGN, from the coding sequence TTGAAAAAGAGCGAATTTATTTTCAAAATAGCTGTATTATTTTTTTTATTGTTGTTTATTCAATCAACAGTGAAGGCTCAAATACCCCAGGTTGTTAGACCTATAGACACTACAAAAGTCACCAAAATTAGCGACTCACTAAAATTAAAATACCCCTTTAAAAGCAACCAATCTGGGAGCCTGTATTTAGCAGATCCATCAAAATCTGAAGTTATTTATGATGCTGAATTAGGAAAATATATGATTATTGAAAGAATTGGAGGTTATTTAGTGAAACGTCCAATTTACATGACACAAGAGGAGTATAAAAAATTCAAGCTTAAAAAAGATATGCTTGAATATTACAAAGAAAAAATTAGTGCTACAAATAGTAAAAGAATTGGAAGTGAAAATGCACAAAAAAATTTACTACCAACTTATTATGTAAAATCAGATTTTTTTCAGTCCGTTTTTGGAGGAGATAAAATAGAAGTAAACGCACAAGGATCTGTGTTAATTAAATTAGGGATGTTATATCAAAAGGTTGATAACCCCCAATTATCTGAGCGAAACCGAAGTAGTTTCACATTTGATTTTAACCAAGAAATTAGTGCAAGTATTTTAGCCAACGTAGGTACAAGATTAAAAGTAGGAGCACAATATGATACTCAATCAACTTTTAACTTCCAAAATCAGGTAAAATTAGAATACACTCCTACAGAAGATGATATACTTCAAAAAATAGAAGTGGGAAATGTAAGTATGCCTTTAAAAAATTCATTAATTGTAGGAGCACAAAGTTTGTTTGGTGTTAAAACACAATTACAATTTGGGAAAACAACTATTACAGGTGTATTTGCAGAACAAAAATCACAAACACGTTCAGTAGCTGCACAAGGAGGTTCAACAATTCAGGAATTTGAGTTGCATACAACTGATTATGACCAAAATCGTCATTTCTTTTTAGCACAGTATTTTAGAGATAATTATAACAATGCTTTAAAAGATTTTCCATTAATAAATAGCGCTATTAATATCACAAGAATTGAAGTTTGGATTACGAATAGAAGAGCTTCCACAACAGATATTAGAAATATTGTGGCTCTTGCTGATATTGGAGAAGGAAACCCTGTAAATATTGGACCTGCAAATGTAACTCCAGTTCCAGGAGCACTATTACCGTCTAACGAGTCAAATGATATTTCGTCAATTTTAACTACAACAAATGCAGTTCGAAAAATTGCTACAGTAAGTAGTGGATTATCATCATTCTCAATGCAGCAAGGACGTGATTATTCTGTGTTGGAAAATGCGATTAAGTTACGTCCAGATGAATTTACATTACAACCACAATTAGGAATTATTTCATTAAATAGGAGATTAACAGATTCTGATGTGCTTGCTGTAGCTTATGAATATACAGTAAGTGGAGATTCTAAAGTATATAGAGTAGGTGAATTTATAAGTGATGGAATTATAGCACCAGATAATATTGTTGTTAAATTATTGAGAAGTGAAATAATAAGTACACAAATACCATTATGGGATTTGATGATGAAGAATGTTTATTCTTTACAAACTTATAGAATGCAACCAGAAGGTTTTAGATTAGAATTATTATATGCTGATGATGCTACAGGAGTTTCAATAAATGTATTACAAAATGCACAAACACCAAATATTTCAGATAGAACATTATTGAATTTATTTGATATTGATAGGTTAGACCAAAGCCAATTTTACACACCCGAAGGTGATGGCTATTTTGATTATGTTGAAGGCGCAACGGTAAATTCAGAAAAAGGATATATTATTTTCCCTACGGTAGAACCCTTCGGAAAAGACTTGCAATCAAAGTTAACCGACCCAGCAGATGAAATATATGTTTTTAATGAGTTGTATGAAATGACTCAATCTGAAGCTAAAAACAACTTTCAACAAAAAGATAAATACTTAATAAAAGGATATCACAAATCTGAAAATGAAAATGGTATTCCTTTAGGGGCTTTTAATGTTCCACAGGGCTCAGTTAGAGTTACCACAGGAGGAAGAGAATTAGTTGAAGGGGTTGATTACGTTGTAGATTATCAAATGGGTAGAGTGCAAATTGTAAACCCAAGTTTAGAAGCATCCAATGCGCCAATTCAAGTTTCAGTTGAAAATAATGCTACATTTAATTTACAAACGAAACGGTTTACGGGGATTGATATTGAACATAAATTTTCAAATAAATTTATTGCAGGAGCAACAATTTTAAATTTAAATGAGAGGCCAATAACTCAAAAAGCATTGTTTAACCAAGAGCCAATTAACAATACTATTTTTGGGTTAAATGCGAACTTTGGAACGGAAGTGCCAAAATTCACAAAATGGGTGAATAAGTTGCCTAATATTGATACAGATGTTATTTCAAATTTTTCAATTAGAGGAGATTTTGCTTATTTAAAGCCAGGTTCACCGAAAAGGATTAGCCTAGATGGAGAAGCAACTTCTTATGTAGATGATTTTGAGGGTTCTCAAATTCCACTAGAAATTAAATCTGTTCAACAATGGCATTTGGCAAGCACCCCCCAATATCAAACACAATTTGATTTAGGAGGGAATGAAATAGATTTGTCTTATGGGTATAAAAGAGCTCGATTAGCTTGGTATATTATTGACCCATTATTTTATGGAGGAACATCATTAAAACCTGGAAATATTGACAATGCTGAACTTTCACGTGCAGAGGTTAGAAGAATAAGGTTTGAAGAGTTGTTTCCTGAACAAGATTTAGATTTAACTCAAACAACTATAGTTAGAACCTTTGATTTGGCATACTTTCCTAATGAAAGAGGAAGTTATAATTACGACACTAATAATGTAGGAGGAGATGGTAAATTTACAAACCCTGAAGATAGGTGGGCCGGTATTACTAGAGCATTAACAACAACAGATTTTGAACGATCAAATGTAGAATACATTCAGTTTTGGTTAATGAATCCGTATGATCATTATTCAATTACGAATGAAGAAGGACTACCCGTTGGAGTTAATCCAAATGACCCTGAAAACCAAGTGGGAGATTTGTATTTTAATCTTGGAAATATTTCTGAAGACGTTTTAAAAGACGGAAGAAAAATGTATGAAAATGGATTACCTGAAAATCCTTTAAGTACAACAAATACAGATCCAACTATTTGGGGTAAAATACCAACAAGTCAGTCTCTATTATATGCTTTTAGTGATAATGATAATGAGCGGTTGAATCAAGATATTGGTTATGATGGTCTAAATGATGAGGAAGAAATACAATTGTTTGGAACTAGTTTTGGGCTTGATCCAGCAAATGATAACTACTCTTATTTTAGAAGTTCAGAATATGACAATACGGATGCCTCAATTATAACACGATATAAAAAGTACAATAATACACAGGGAAACTCACCAACAAATAATTTATCTCCAGAAAATTATCCAACTTCTGCAACCACATTTCCTGATACAGAAGATATTGATAAAGATCAAACAATGAATTCAGTAGAAAGTTACTATCAATATAAAGTATCTTTAAACAAAAATGATTTAGTTGTAGGGCGCAATAATATTGTTGATGAAAAAACGGTAACAGTGAAGCTTGAAGACGGTAGTGAAAAACAATATAGATGGTTGCAATTTAGAATACAGGTTGCTACACCAGATGAAGTTATTAATGATATAACAGGTTTCAATTCAATTCGGTTTATGAGAATTTTCTTAACAAAATTTAAGATGCCAATTGTTTTACGTTTTGGTGAATTACAATTAGTTAGAGGAGACTGGAGACGTTATACCAAAACGTTAGATGAAGCAATTACACCACCACAAAACTTAACCACACCACAATTACAAAATTTTGAAGTAGGAGTAGTTAATATTCAAGAAAACGAAAAAAGATCACCAATACCTTATACCTTACCTCCAGGAATTCAGCGAGAGATTTTAAGAGGAAGTACCACCTTGCAAAAACAAAATGAGCAATCAGTAACCATTAAAGTAACAGACTTAGAACCTAATGAAACTAGAGCAATATTTAAAAATGTAAATGTTGATTTAAGGATGTATAAAAAATTAAAATTGTTTTTACATGCTGAAGGAATACAAACTAAGCCACAGGTTCAAGATAACGAAGTAAAAGCTATAATTAGAATAGGAAGTGATTTAAATGATAATTATTATCAGCTTGAAAAACTGCTTACAATTTCAGATTATGGCGTAATTTCACCCCTTGAAATATGGCCTGAAGAAAATAATTTAAATGCATTGTTAGAGTATTTAGGGAAGTTAAAACTGTTAAGATTTGACGAAGGTATTGCACCAAATGTACTTTATCCTGCTATTGGAACACCTTCCCCAATAGAAGGTTTAGAAGGGTATGATATTAGAGTAAAAGGAAATCCAAATTTATCAAATATTAGAACCATTATGTTAGGCGTTAAAAACGTAACAAATGTGAATCAAAGTGCTGAAATTTGGTTTAACGAAATGCGTGTTTCTGAATTTGATAATCAGGGCGGATGGGCTGCAGTTGTAAGTGCTGATGCAAACTTTGCAGATTTTGCAGATGTCTCTATTACAGGAAGAATGGAAACAAAAGGTTTTGGAGGTATAGAGCAACGTGTAAATGAACGCAGCCAAGAAGATACAAAATTATATGATATAGTTACCAATGTAAATCTAGGAAAACTACTACCAAAAACATGGGGAATTAAGTTGCCATTAAATTATAGTATTTCTGAACAATTTAAAGACCCAAAATACGACCCTCAATATCAAGATGTATTATTTGAGGAAGCAAAAAATATCAACCCAAATAGCAATAAAGCAAGAGATTATACTAAAAGAAGAAGTATTAGCTTAATAAATGTTAGAAAAGAATTCAATCCAAACTCAACCAAAAAACAACGTTTTTATAATATAGAAAATGTATCTGTTTCATACGCATTTAATGAAATCTATCGCAAAAACTATAATATTCAAAAATTTGTTGATCAAAACGTGAGAGCTTCTGCAAATTATAATTATAGTTTTGGACCTATGAGTATTGAGCCATTTAAAAATTGGAAATCTTTAAATAGTAGGTATTTAAAATTTATAAAAGATTTAAATGTAAATTTATTACCATCAACTATTTCAATTAACTCAAGTATTATTAGAAGATACAGTGAGCAATTATCACGAAGTTTAATAGAAGGATTGCCAGAATTACCAGTGTTGAAGCAACGTTTTTTTATGTTTGATTGGGATTACAATATTGGGTATAACCTAACAAAATCGTTACAATTTAATTTTCGAGCAACCAATAATTATATCTATGATGATTTTAAAGCTTCAGACGATATACAGTTAATGGATAATTTCTTTACACTTGGAAGGCCAAATCATTATCATCAAACACTAAATGGAACGTATGAAATTCCTTTAAATAAAATTCCATTTTTAAATTTTGTAAAAGCAAACTATGTATATACTGCAGATTTTGATTGGCAATCAGCATCACAATCCTATGTCAATCAAATTGGGAATGTAATTCAAAATAAAAACACACATACCTTAGGAGCAAATATTGATTTTAATAAATTTTATAAAATTTTAAGTTTAAACAAATTGTTTAATAAAAAGAATTCTTCATCCAAAAAAGGAAGCTCTAAAACACCAATTATACCAAGAAATTTTAAAACAAAAAAGAAAAAAACAATTGGAGGTAAAATAGGACAAGGGTTTTATAACCTTTTAACATCCATTAAAAAAGCGCGTATTAATTACTCTGAAAACAATGGTACTTATTTACCGGGATATTTACCAGAAATAGGATTCTTAGGACGTGATAATTTTAGTGGAAGTTTAGCACCAACATTTGGGTTTGTTTTTGGTAGCCAAATAGATATTAGACAACGAGCAATTGAAAATGGTTGGTTGCTATCACGTAATATTAATGACCCTTATTTCAATAGAACATATAGCAAAACCCATTTTAATAAATTAGATGGTATTATTACTGTTGAACCGTTTAAAAATTTCGATTTAGAGTTTAGAGGTAATAGAACGTATACCACAAAAACATCACAACAATTAGATGTGGTAGACAATATATTAGATACAAATGCTCCCATTACAGAATTTGGGAATTTCAGCATCAGCTATAATATGTTAAAAACATCTTTTAGTAACAATAATGTAAATTTTGAAAAATTCAAAACTAACAGAGCAATCATTGCTCAGCGTTTAGCATTAAATACAGGGCAACCAATAAATGGGTTTGGAGAAACTAGCCAGCAAGTTATGCTCCCTGCATTTATGGCAGCATACTCAGGTAAGGATGCTTCAAAAATAAGTTTAAATACATTTAAAAGCGTTCCAATTCCAGGGTGGAGATTAAATTATAAAGGGTTTATGAGAATGAAATGGTTTAAAAAACGTTTTAGAAGTTTTTCAATTTCACACAGTTATAATTCACTGTATTCAATTACAAATTTTAGTAATAATTTAGAATATAATGTAAATAATCCGTATGCTGAAACGGATATTGTGGGGAATTACTTCAATAAAACACTTTTTACAAATGTAAATTTGATTGAAGAATTTTCTCCATTACTAAAAGTAGATATGAAAATGAAAAATTCATTATCTTTCAGCGGTAGAATAAATAAAGATAGAGGATTAACGTTAAATTTTAATAATAATACTATTACTCAAATTAAGGGAACAGAATATGTTATAGGATTAGGTTATAGAATTAAAGATTTAAAAATGAAATTAAAATTTGGAGGAGAAGTAACTAGATTAAAAGGGGATCTGAATGTAAGAGCCGATTTATCTTTAAG